In Phaseolus vulgaris cultivar G19833 chromosome 10, P. vulgaris v2.0, whole genome shotgun sequence, a single genomic region encodes these proteins:
- the LOC137818083 gene encoding zinc finger protein 3-like — protein MESNGEAKRSYAKAYSPSHSNGSLPMKKRKLCCRYCNKKFLSYQAFGGHQNAHKAKRATTQKEKILSMASAYGKNSYVGNFLDSKKCDGFKDKTFGVSAMSMTHFKPKHSWSHIALKHDSWSGHYTLDYVQDKLETLIGDGSGFHQHHKSYQPLIFPTLGGGELNSRSQSHLLFNHGLCDKGNSWQDKDSLMISHNEITYMHDLNGKTSLDDENSAKENSFSPMAANGVVEELDLTLKISN, from the coding sequence ATGGAAAGCAATGGTGAAGCAAAAAGGAGTTATGCAAAAGCTTATTCTCCATCACATTCAAATGGGTCATTACCAATGAAGAAAAGGAAGTTATGTTGCAGATATTGTAATAAGAAGTTCCTAAGTTACCAAGCTTTTGGTGGACATCAGAATGCACACAAGGCAAAAAGGGCAACAACACAGAAAGAGAAGATTCTTAGCATGGCTTCTGCTTATGGCAAAAATTCATATGTTGGTAATTTTCTTGATTCAAAAAAATGTGATGGATTCAAAGACAAAACATTTGGGGTGTCAGCAATGTCCATGACTCATTTTAAGCCAAAACATAGTTGGTCACACATTGCACTCAAACATGATTCATGGTCAGGGCACTATACTTTGGATTATGTTCAAGATAAGTTGGAGACTTTGATAGGTGATGGGAGTGGATTTCATCAACATCACAAATCATATCAACCTTTGATTTTTCCTACACTTGGAGGTGGAGAACTAAATTCAAGGTCACAATCACATTTATTGTTTAATCATGGTTTATGTGATAAGGGGAATTCTTGGCAAGATAAGGATTCTTTAATGATATCACATAATGAAATCACATATATGCATGATTTAAATGGAAAGacttcacttgatgatgagaATTCTGCtaaagaaaatagtttttctcCAATGGCTGCTAATGGAGTGGTGGAGGAACTTGATTTGACTCTCAAGATTTCAAACTAG
- the LOC137818242 gene encoding ubiquitin carboxyl-terminal hydrolase 6 gives MITVSVKWQKEIFKEVEIDTTQSPYVFKCQLYDLTGVPPERQKIMVKGGLLKDDADWSALGVKEGQKLMMMGTADEVVKSPEKGTVFVEDLPEEEQVVAVGHTAGLFNLGNTCYMNSTLQCLHSVPELKSALIKYSHSGRNNDVDQSSHMLTIATRDLFNELDKSVKPVAPMQFWMVLRKKYPQFGQLHNGVFMQQDAEECWTQLLYTLSQSLRSPGSSENPDAVKALFGIELNSRIHCQESNEESSETESVYSLKCHISQEVNHLHEGIKQGLKSELEKASPALGRSATYLKESRINALPRYLTVQFVRFFWKRETNQKAKILRKVDYPLELDVYDFCSDDLRKKLDAPRQILRNEEGKKLGLKVNEKSSAQKENDVKMSAAEGSLNGEGESSVVPMDEGEKEGQMTGIYDLVAVLTHKGRSADSGHYVGWVKQENGKWIEFDDDNPKPKIGDDITRLSGGGDWHMAYIIMYKARVVSL, from the exons ATGATTACAG TAAGTGTAAAATGGCAAAAAGAGATTTTCAAAGAAGTGGAAATTGACACTACCCAGTCTCCTTACGTTTTTAAATGCCAACTGTATGATTTGACTGGTGTTCCTCCTGAAAGACAAAAAATTATGGTCAAGGGTGGTCTTTTGAAG GATGATGCTGATTGGTCAGCATTAGGAGTTAAAGAG GGTCAAAAGCTAATGATGATGGGTACAGCTGATGAAGTAGTGAAGTCTCCAGAGAAGGGAACTGTTTTTGTTGAAGATCTTCCTGAAGAAGAACAAGTAGTTGCTGTT GGACACACGGCTGGTCTTTTCAATTTGGGAAATACATGTTATATGAACTCAACATTGCAATGCCTCCATTCTGTTCCTGAGTTAAAGTCAGCTTTGATTAA GTACTCACACTCAGGACGAAACAATGATGTCGATCAGTCTTCTCATATGTTGACCATTGCAACCCGTGACTTGTTCAATGAGCTTGATAAAAGTGTCAAACCTGTGGCACCAATGCAATTTTGGATG GTATTACGGAAAAAATATCCTCAATTTGGTCAGCTGCATAATGGAGTGTTCATGCAACAG GATGCTGAAGAATGTTGGACACAACTTCTATACACACTCTCTCAATCCCTCAGATCCCCTGGATCTAG TGAAAATCCTGATGCTGTGAAGGCCCTCTTTGGCATAGAACTTAATAGCAG GATTCATTGTCAAGAGAGTAATGAAGAAAGCTCGGAAACAGAGTCTGTTTATTCACTTAAATGCCACATATCGCAGGAGGTGAACCATTTACATGAAGGGATAAAACAG GGTTTAAAATCAGAGTTAGAAAAGGCTTCACCTGCATTGGGCCGTAGTGCTACGTACTTGAAGGAATCACGTATCAATGCCCTGCCAAG GTATTTGACTGTTCAGTTTGTCCGTTTCTTTTGGAAGAGGGAAACCAACCAGAAGGCTAAGATTTTACGG AAAGTTGATTATCCTCTGGAGTTGGatgtttatgatttttgttcAGATGATCTTCGTAAAAAACTGGATGCTCCTAGACAG ATCCTAAGAAACGAGGAAGGCAAAAAGCTCGGTCTTAAAGTGAATGAGAAAAGTTCTGCTCAGAAGGAAAATGATGTGAAAATGTCGGCCGCTGAG GGATCATTGAATGGAGAAGGTGAATCATCTGTAGTTCCCATGGACGAGG GTGAAAAGGAAGGACAGATGACTGGAATTTATGATTTGGTTGCTGTGTTAACCCACAAGGGTAGAAGTGCTGATTCAGGACATTATGTTGGTTGGGTCAAGCAAGAAAATG GGAAATGGATTGAGTTTGACGATGACAATCCCAAACCAAAAATAGGAGACGACATCACCAGACTATCTGGGGGAG GTGATTGGCATATGGCGTATATAATAATGTACAAGGCTCGTGTTGTATCTCTGTAA